One genomic segment of Virgibacillus doumboii includes these proteins:
- a CDS encoding FtsX-like permease family protein, whose translation MMTFTQFAFNNVRRNTRQYLSYFLSCTFAVTIFFMYAAVIFHPDIAGNEFRENVQRGIIASEVIIYCFSFLFVLYSTGAFIKSRMKEYGLLTTLGISKGQLRRMLLLENTLIGLVSIGAGLLLGTLLLTLFLMVFAAILGTGDTLPFHLPWQAVVLTAGLFFVMFEFNTLAVIWTIRTNSIMDVFRGAKKPKKVPGFSWIVSLLALAAIGGAYYLAYTADLTSIFYRMFLILFLVIPGTYFLFTQFSVALISLLKKNKRFYFKGSNLLTMSDLSYKMKDNARLLFFVTILSAVSFTSSGVLYGLFQGIEEEAERFLPQDVTLIGQDNTGAKSFKQEINNVEQQFSKNDIPFESFQTQAVKVKAESDLNDWNDTVFSLYSYSDYKRLTALQGKKVDFQIQSGQAVMLMQDVTLRFTRDLPKELTIQTANKKISTSIDVKETLLNANLYFNMSIIVPEDVYTDFLKTAKDTESFHYYSMNIPNWPAHAEEITEILAYVDREIAYPDSSASFYMTNKEAFSYTFFFGIFISVLFFLAAGSILYFRMYQNIDKDLEHFHSLYRIGFTDQEMKRIATTQLGLMFLIPFVVAVIHAGFAFKALQNMLVSSVLLPSVMIISLYFIIQLINFIVIRNIYTAKIKKVM comes from the coding sequence ATGATGACCTTCACTCAATTCGCTTTTAATAATGTCAGACGGAATACCAGACAGTATTTGAGTTATTTTCTGAGCTGTACATTTGCAGTGACGATTTTCTTCATGTATGCGGCGGTTATTTTTCACCCGGACATTGCAGGAAATGAATTTAGGGAAAATGTTCAGCGTGGAATCATCGCCAGTGAAGTGATTATATACTGTTTTTCATTTTTATTTGTGCTTTATTCGACAGGTGCTTTTATAAAATCACGGATGAAAGAATATGGACTCCTGACAACGCTCGGTATCAGCAAAGGACAACTGCGGCGGATGCTGCTTTTGGAAAATACATTGATCGGACTTGTGTCAATCGGCGCAGGTTTGTTGCTCGGTACACTGTTGTTGACATTATTTTTAATGGTATTTGCCGCGATTCTGGGAACCGGAGATACATTGCCGTTTCATTTGCCGTGGCAGGCAGTTGTGCTGACGGCCGGTCTATTCTTTGTCATGTTTGAGTTTAACACGCTGGCTGTTATTTGGACGATACGGACCAATTCCATCATGGATGTTTTCCGCGGTGCAAAAAAGCCGAAAAAGGTGCCGGGGTTTTCCTGGATTGTGAGCCTGCTAGCTCTGGCAGCTATTGGCGGGGCTTATTATCTTGCCTATACAGCTGATCTCACAAGTATATTTTACCGGATGTTTCTAATACTTTTTCTGGTTATTCCCGGCACATATTTTCTGTTCACCCAGTTCAGCGTTGCTTTGATCAGCCTGTTAAAAAAGAATAAGCGTTTCTACTTTAAAGGGTCAAACCTGCTCACGATGTCTGATTTATCGTATAAGATGAAAGACAATGCCCGACTGTTGTTTTTTGTGACAATTTTAAGTGCGGTGTCATTTACATCGTCCGGGGTTCTGTATGGTTTATTTCAAGGAATTGAAGAAGAAGCTGAACGTTTTCTGCCACAGGATGTAACCTTAATCGGCCAGGATAATACGGGGGCGAAATCCTTCAAACAGGAAATAAACAATGTGGAGCAGCAATTTTCCAAGAATGATATCCCGTTTGAAAGTTTTCAGACCCAAGCAGTTAAGGTTAAAGCCGAGTCTGATTTGAACGACTGGAATGACACGGTCTTTTCACTTTATTCGTATTCTGACTACAAACGATTGACGGCTTTACAGGGAAAAAAAGTTGACTTTCAAATTCAGTCGGGACAGGCTGTTATGCTGATGCAGGATGTTACACTTCGGTTTACGCGAGACCTTCCGAAAGAATTAACAATTCAAACAGCAAATAAAAAAATAAGTACTAGTATTGATGTAAAAGAAACACTGCTGAATGCCAATCTGTATTTCAATATGTCGATTATTGTACCGGAAGACGTTTATACCGACTTCCTGAAAACTGCTAAGGATACCGAGTCATTCCACTATTATTCCATGAATATCCCGAACTGGCCGGCCCATGCTGAAGAAATAACAGAGATTCTCGCTTACGTCGACAGGGAGATTGCTTATCCGGATTCAAGCGCAAGCTTTTATATGACAAACAAGGAAGCTTTCTCTTATACATTCTTTTTTGGTATATTTATTAGTGTCCTTTTCTTTTTGGCAGCGGGATCAATTCTCTACTTCAGGATGTACCAGAACATTGATAAAGATCTGGAACACTTTCATTCTTTATACCGGATTGGTTTTACAGACCAGGAAATGAAACGGATCGCGACCACACAGCTTGGGCTGATGTTTCTCATTCCCTTTGTTGTTGCGGTTATTCACGCAGGGTTTGCATTTAAAGCATTGCAGAATATGCTTGTTTCATCCGTACTATTACCGAGTGTGATGATCATTTCCCTGTATTTTATCATTCAACTAATCAATTTTATTGTCATCCGGAATATTTATACTGCCAAGATTAAGAAAGTAATGTAA
- a CDS encoding glutamate-1-semialdehyde 2,1-aminomutase, with protein MDFSKSKALHEEALEHIVGGVNSPSRAYKGVGGGTPVYMEHAKGACFWDVDGNKYIDYLAAYGPIITGHAHPHIAEAISYAATNGVLYGTPTKLENKFAKMLKSAIPSLEKVRFVNSGTEAVMTTVRVARAYTGRNKLIKFSGSYHGHFDSVLVEAGSGPATLGTPDSAGIPAAVAEDVITVPFNDVDAFQEAVDRWGDQIAAVLVEPIVGNFGIVEPHEGFLQAVNNITHDVGALVIYDEVITAFRFTYGSAQQVYGIEPDMTAMGKIIGGGLPIGAYGGRQDIMEQVAPLGPAYQAGTMAGNPASMASGIACLEVLQEDGVYERLDQLGKRLEQGILRKAAEFGVPISVNRLCGALTVFFGDGKVSNYDQAEASDGEAFAQFFRLMLEQGVNLAPSKFEAWFLTTEHTEADIDDTIDAVGHAFRQMAGK; from the coding sequence ATGGATTTTTCAAAATCAAAAGCACTTCATGAGGAAGCACTTGAACATATTGTCGGCGGAGTGAACTCCCCGTCCCGCGCATACAAAGGAGTTGGCGGCGGCACTCCGGTTTACATGGAACATGCGAAAGGTGCCTGCTTTTGGGACGTTGACGGCAATAAGTATATCGATTATCTGGCAGCGTATGGTCCGATTATTACCGGACATGCCCACCCGCATATCGCGGAAGCAATTTCTTATGCTGCGACGAATGGAGTGTTGTACGGTACACCGACAAAGCTTGAAAATAAATTTGCCAAGATGCTGAAGTCAGCAATTCCGTCATTGGAAAAAGTGCGATTCGTTAATTCTGGTACGGAAGCGGTCATGACGACTGTCCGGGTTGCTCGTGCCTACACTGGCAGAAATAAACTCATTAAATTTTCAGGAAGCTACCATGGCCACTTTGATTCGGTACTGGTTGAAGCTGGTTCCGGACCGGCTACATTGGGTACACCAGACTCAGCGGGTATCCCGGCGGCTGTCGCTGAAGATGTAATTACCGTGCCATTTAATGACGTGGACGCTTTTCAGGAAGCTGTCGATCGCTGGGGTGACCAGATTGCTGCCGTATTGGTAGAGCCGATCGTTGGTAACTTTGGAATCGTTGAACCCCATGAGGGATTTCTGCAGGCTGTTAATAATATAACACACGATGTCGGTGCACTGGTCATCTATGATGAAGTCATCACAGCATTCCGCTTTACATACGGAAGTGCCCAACAGGTTTACGGAATCGAACCTGACATGACCGCAATGGGTAAAATAATCGGTGGCGGACTACCAATCGGCGCATATGGCGGCCGTCAGGATATTATGGAACAAGTTGCACCACTCGGTCCGGCATACCAGGCAGGTACTATGGCCGGAAATCCTGCATCCATGGCGTCCGGAATTGCCTGTCTCGAAGTCTTGCAGGAAGACGGCGTTTATGAACGGCTGGATCAGCTAGGTAAACGTCTGGAACAGGGCATTTTGCGTAAAGCTGCCGAGTTCGGTGTGCCAATCTCGGTAAATAGATTATGTGGCGCATTAACCGTCTTCTTTGGTGATGGCAAGGTATCCAACTATGACCAAGCCGAAGCAAGCGACGGTGAAGCATTCGCTCAATTTTTCCGTCTGATGCTTGAGCAAGGCGTTAATTTGGCACCATCCAAATTTGAAGCATGGTTTTTAACCACTGAGCATACCGAAGCAGACATTGATGATACCATTGATGCTGTTGGGCATGCATTTCGCCAGATGGCTGGAAAATAA
- a CDS encoding ABC transporter ATP-binding protein, producing MSSIKQYLQFVKPYKWKILITVFIGILKFGIPLLMPLILKYVIDNIINGEDLSDAAKIEQLFWLMGGAFVIFLILRPPIEYFRQYLAQWVGNTILYDVRDKLFDHIQKLSLRFYSQTKTGEIISRVIHDVEQTKTFVVTGLMNIWLDMITILIAIGIMMTMDVGLTIVAIILFPIFGFCVKFFYGRLRRLTRERSQALAEVQGHLHERVQGIPVTRSFALEDYEQDQFDSRNENFLQKALNHTDWNAKTFAVMNTITDVAPLLVIAYAGYQVIEGNMTVGTMAAFYGYMDRVYSPLRRLISSSTVLTQSIASIDRVFELMNEKYDIVDKEDAKELGRVDGKVDIDNVTFQYEEEEGPVLQDVSLQVRQGETIAFVGMSGGGKSTLISLIPRFYDVAGGSIRVDGTDIRDVKARSLRDNIGMVLQDNTLFSESIAMNIRMGNPDATDEEVVAAAKAANAHDFIQELQYGYDTLVGERGVKLSGGQKQRIAIARVFLKNPPILIFDEATSALDLESEHIIQEAVERLASDRTTFIVAHRLATITHADRIVHIEDGEIKEIGSHSELMARKGHYYDLYQVQNLDDHEN from the coding sequence ATGAGCAGTATCAAGCAGTATTTACAATTTGTTAAACCATATAAATGGAAAATTTTAATAACCGTTTTTATCGGGATCCTGAAGTTTGGCATACCGCTCCTGATGCCGCTGATTTTAAAGTATGTCATCGACAATATAATTAATGGGGAAGATTTGTCGGATGCTGCAAAGATTGAGCAATTATTTTGGCTGATGGGCGGAGCATTTGTGATATTTCTTATTCTACGTCCGCCGATTGAATATTTTCGACAATATTTAGCTCAATGGGTCGGGAACACAATTCTTTATGATGTAAGGGATAAGCTGTTTGACCATATCCAAAAATTGAGTTTACGGTTCTATTCTCAGACAAAAACCGGGGAAATTATTTCCCGGGTAATACATGATGTCGAACAAACGAAAACATTTGTAGTTACGGGACTAATGAATATCTGGCTGGATATGATTACAATTTTGATTGCTATCGGAATTATGATGACAATGGATGTCGGCCTAACGATTGTTGCTATCATTTTGTTCCCGATATTCGGATTCTGTGTCAAATTCTTTTATGGAAGACTCAGAAGACTGACAAGAGAACGTTCGCAGGCGCTTGCTGAGGTGCAAGGGCATTTGCATGAGCGTGTTCAGGGAATTCCGGTAACGAGAAGTTTCGCATTGGAAGATTATGAGCAGGACCAGTTTGATTCACGGAATGAAAACTTTCTGCAGAAGGCGCTCAACCATACCGATTGGAACGCCAAAACGTTCGCCGTCATGAATACGATTACCGACGTGGCGCCATTACTGGTTATTGCGTATGCCGGGTATCAGGTTATCGAAGGAAATATGACAGTAGGTACAATGGCTGCATTTTATGGGTATATGGATAGAGTTTATAGCCCGCTTAGACGATTGATCAGTTCCTCAACGGTTCTGACGCAGTCGATTGCATCAATTGATCGTGTGTTTGAACTAATGAATGAAAAGTACGATATTGTTGATAAGGAAGATGCAAAAGAACTTGGTCGTGTCGATGGAAAAGTTGATATCGACAATGTAACATTCCAGTATGAAGAAGAGGAAGGACCTGTTTTGCAGGATGTATCCCTTCAGGTTCGACAGGGTGAAACAATAGCATTTGTCGGAATGAGCGGTGGCGGCAAGTCAACGTTAATTAGCCTGATTCCAAGATTTTATGATGTAGCGGGCGGGTCAATAAGAGTGGATGGCACCGATATTCGCGATGTGAAAGCCCGCTCGCTGAGAGATAATATCGGCATGGTGTTACAGGATAACACGCTGTTCAGTGAGTCCATTGCGATGAATATTCGGATGGGGAACCCCGATGCAACCGACGAAGAGGTAGTTGCTGCAGCAAAAGCAGCAAATGCCCATGACTTTATCCAAGAACTGCAATATGGTTACGATACACTGGTCGGTGAGCGCGGTGTTAAACTTTCCGGCGGTCAAAAACAGCGAATCGCGATTGCACGGGTTTTCTTAAAAAATCCGCCAATCCTGATTTTTGATGAAGCAACATCCGCACTCGATCTGGAAAGCGAACACATTATCCAGGAAGCTGTGGAACGACTCGCATCCGACCGCACAACATTTATCGTCGCACACCGTCTTGCCACGATTACACATGCCGATCGGATTGTGCATATTGAAGATGGTGAGATTAAAGAAATTGGATCACACAGCGAGTTGATGGCACGAAAAGGGCATTATTATGATTTATATCAGGTACAGAATTTGGATGATCATGAGAATTAA
- the ntdP gene encoding nucleoside tri-diphosphate phosphatase, which yields MAGPQAGTKMQIQSYKHNGQLHRVWEKNLVLKGTELIVIGANDKTPVNESDGRTWITREPAISYFHSEYWFNIIGMLRNNGIHYYCNISSPFVFDEGTLKYIDYDLDVKVYPDMTYDLLDEDEYEEHKEQMNYPDVLDHILQKNMDYLLNWVRQRKGPFSPDFIDQWYERYLTYR from the coding sequence ATGGCTGGCCCACAGGCAGGAACAAAAATGCAAATTCAAAGCTACAAACATAATGGACAATTGCACCGTGTTTGGGAAAAAAATCTCGTTTTAAAGGGTACGGAATTGATCGTAATTGGTGCAAATGATAAAACTCCTGTAAATGAAAGTGACGGACGAACCTGGATAACACGCGAGCCCGCTATTAGTTATTTTCATTCGGAATATTGGTTTAACATAATAGGTATGCTCCGTAATAATGGAATACATTATTACTGTAACATAAGTTCGCCATTTGTTTTCGACGAAGGGACATTGAAATACATTGATTATGATCTTGATGTTAAAGTATATCCTGACATGACGTATGATTTGCTGGATGAAGACGAATATGAGGAACATAAGGAGCAAATGAATTACCCTGATGTGCTCGACCATATTTTGCAAAAAAATATGGATTACTTATTAAACTGGGTAAGGCAGCGAAAAGGTCCTTTTTCACCAGACTTTATCGATCAATGGTATGAACGGTATCTGACCTACAGATAA
- a CDS encoding gamma-type small acid-soluble spore protein — MAKQPKKSAAGTNVQKVKQQNQKAAQGQGQYGTEFASETNAQQVKKQNQKSKQNKK, encoded by the coding sequence ATGGCTAAACAACCGAAAAAGTCAGCTGCTGGTACAAACGTTCAAAAAGTGAAACAACAAAACCAAAAAGCAGCTCAAGGGCAAGGTCAGTACGGTACTGAATTTGCTTCAGAAACAAACGCGCAACAAGTGAAAAAGCAGAACCAAAAATCTAAGCAGAACAAAAAATAA
- the mutY gene encoding A/G-specific adenine glycosylase, with protein sequence MSDKTLQDFDISGFQEKLIDWYQANKRDLPWRLDKDPYKVWVSEIMLQQTKVDTVIPYFQRFLTKYPTLYDLAYADQQDVLKTWEGLGYYSRARNLQNAVREVVESYGGEVPDNSKDLGALKGVGPYTKGAILSIAFNQPEPAVDGNVMRVLSRVLKIEDDISKAKVKKKFESYTKELISHDDPSSFNQGIMELGALVCTPKSPMCMLCPVQEYCRAFAEGIEEDLPVKSKAKKQKTIPYVTLLIRNEKKQYIIEKRSENGLLANMWQFPMVPINEIGMEHIENWFQMEYGVNVKIGNKQGKLKHVFSHIIWQIDIYDATTDSDCANDDRIRFVNHDELDDYPFPVSHQKMMKYMD encoded by the coding sequence ATGTCTGATAAAACATTACAGGATTTTGACATTTCAGGATTTCAGGAAAAGTTAATTGACTGGTATCAAGCCAATAAGCGTGACCTTCCGTGGCGACTGGATAAGGATCCCTACAAAGTATGGGTATCCGAAATTATGCTGCAGCAAACTAAAGTCGACACGGTTATTCCTTATTTTCAACGTTTTTTAACAAAGTATCCAACACTCTATGATTTAGCATATGCAGATCAGCAGGATGTTTTAAAAACATGGGAAGGTCTGGGATACTATTCCCGCGCACGCAACTTACAAAACGCAGTTAGGGAAGTTGTTGAATCATATGGTGGTGAAGTGCCGGATAACTCTAAAGATTTGGGCGCATTAAAAGGTGTCGGCCCATATACAAAAGGGGCTATTTTATCGATTGCCTTTAATCAGCCGGAACCCGCTGTAGATGGAAATGTGATGCGGGTACTTTCCCGTGTTCTGAAGATAGAAGATGACATTTCAAAGGCAAAAGTGAAGAAGAAATTTGAAAGCTATACCAAAGAACTGATTTCGCACGATGATCCATCTTCGTTTAACCAGGGAATTATGGAGCTTGGTGCGTTAGTATGTACTCCAAAATCACCGATGTGCATGCTGTGTCCGGTCCAGGAATATTGCCGGGCATTTGCTGAAGGGATAGAAGAGGATCTTCCCGTAAAATCAAAGGCAAAAAAACAGAAAACAATCCCATATGTGACATTGCTGATTCGAAATGAAAAAAAACAATATATAATTGAAAAACGCTCTGAAAACGGACTGTTGGCCAACATGTGGCAATTCCCGATGGTCCCCATTAATGAGATTGGAATGGAACATATCGAAAACTGGTTCCAAATGGAATATGGTGTGAACGTTAAAATAGGTAATAAACAAGGGAAATTAAAACATGTTTTTTCACACATCATTTGGCAAATTGACATTTATGATGCGACTACAGATAGCGACTGCGCCAACGACGACCGTATTCGTTTTGTGAATCATGATGAATTGGATGACTATCCATTCCCGGTTTCCCATCAGAAAATGATGAAGTATATGGATTGA
- a CDS encoding metal-dependent hydrolase: MDTGTHITMGIALGGLSTLDPAVQVDPVLFNAVLVGTIVGSHAPDFDTVLKLKNNAVYIRHHRGATHSIPAVLMWGVLLAGIIHAIVPSVSFLHLWAWTALAVVIHVLVDIPNAYGTQAYRPFTNKWIAYGFINTFDPYIFMLHIGGIIAWIFGANPGYTFLIIYAVIILYYVKRYIDKKEIVKKIHDYFPDTEQIATSPTIKQNEWRIAITTAGKFYVGVVKDGHIEIVDEFEKVPLPDNDLINLAKTDKNAAAFLSFSPVYRWEINDFDDFTEVRFIDLRYRSNERYPFVAVVQIDDNMRIMTSYTGWIFSEQKLQSKLDVGENPV, translated from the coding sequence ATGGACACTGGCACCCATATTACGATGGGTATTGCATTAGGCGGACTGTCAACACTGGATCCCGCCGTGCAAGTTGACCCTGTGTTATTTAACGCTGTACTGGTCGGGACAATTGTTGGTTCACATGCCCCTGATTTTGATACGGTTTTAAAGCTTAAAAATAACGCTGTTTATATACGTCATCATCGTGGAGCAACCCACTCTATACCAGCCGTCCTGATGTGGGGAGTCCTGCTTGCAGGTATTATCCATGCAATTGTTCCCAGTGTCAGTTTTCTGCACTTATGGGCATGGACGGCTCTGGCTGTAGTAATCCATGTGCTTGTCGATATCCCAAACGCATACGGCACACAGGCATATCGCCCGTTTACCAATAAATGGATTGCATACGGATTTATCAATACGTTCGACCCGTATATTTTTATGCTTCATATTGGCGGAATTATCGCCTGGATTTTCGGTGCAAACCCGGGATATACGTTTTTAATTATCTATGCGGTCATTATACTCTACTATGTTAAGCGCTATATTGATAAAAAAGAAATCGTTAAGAAAATCCATGATTATTTTCCCGATACCGAACAAATCGCTACTTCACCGACAATTAAACAAAATGAATGGCGGATTGCCATTACAACTGCCGGCAAGTTTTATGTAGGTGTGGTAAAGGACGGCCATATAGAAATCGTGGATGAGTTTGAAAAAGTTCCACTACCTGACAATGATTTAATTAATTTGGCGAAAACTGATAAAAATGCTGCGGCATTTTTGTCGTTCTCGCCGGTTTACCGGTGGGAAATCAATGACTTTGATGATTTTACCGAAGTACGATTCATTGATTTGCGGTACCGGTCAAATGAACGTTATCCATTTGTAGCCGTTGTGCAAATAGATGACAATATGCGGATCATGACATCCTATACCGGCTGGATTTTTTCGGAACAGAAACTGCAAAGCAAACTGGATGTTGGCGAAAATCCAGTTTAA
- a CDS encoding YfhH family protein, which translates to MDYRYSDYTVEQLREEIGKLKEKALKAEQVGNISEVAVNERKMQVAMAYMINPDDFNAQDIHELNGDPGHKFKINYINGVFAWGHRINLLNEAYEKEEAIPISLLGDKVE; encoded by the coding sequence ATGGATTATCGATATAGTGATTATACAGTTGAGCAATTGCGCGAAGAAATAGGAAAGTTGAAGGAAAAAGCATTAAAGGCGGAGCAGGTGGGCAATATTAGCGAAGTTGCAGTGAATGAACGTAAAATGCAGGTTGCCATGGCTTATATGATCAACCCGGACGACTTTAATGCACAGGATATACATGAATTGAATGGTGACCCGGGCCATAAATTTAAAATAAATTATATAAACGGTGTGTTTGCATGGGGACATAGAATCAATTTGTTAAATGAAGCGTATGAAAAAGAAGAAGCAATTCCTATCTCGCTGCTTGGCGATAAAGTAGAATAA
- a CDS encoding SDR family NAD(P)-dependent oxidoreductase — translation MPTVAITGAGSGLGQALALQYAQNNYKVYLLGRTDTKLHLVQNEIIKNGGDAEVILCDVQEQASVSIAFQQIGELDVFINNAGIGIFGPVADYSISDIEKTLDTNVKGTILTVQSALPLIRASKGRILTIISTAGLRGKVNESIYCASKFAVKGFTESLQKEWENDSISITAVYMGGMNTPFWNNSSHVTDSSGLKGPEVVAEQIYNEDDGRKEIFVDK, via the coding sequence ATGCCAACTGTTGCAATAACAGGAGCTGGTAGCGGTCTTGGGCAGGCATTGGCCTTGCAATACGCACAAAATAATTACAAAGTATATTTACTGGGTCGTACCGATACAAAACTTCATCTTGTTCAAAATGAAATCATAAAGAATGGCGGCGACGCGGAAGTAATCCTCTGTGATGTGCAGGAACAGGCATCAGTCAGTATCGCTTTTCAGCAGATCGGGGAACTGGACGTTTTTATTAATAACGCCGGCATTGGTATTTTTGGTCCTGTAGCGGATTATTCAATCAGTGACATAGAAAAAACACTGGATACCAATGTAAAGGGAACGATTTTGACTGTTCAGTCTGCACTTCCATTGATCCGTGCCAGCAAAGGGCGGATTTTAACGATTATTTCCACTGCCGGACTGCGCGGAAAGGTAAATGAATCCATTTACTGTGCAAGCAAATTTGCTGTGAAAGGCTTCACGGAAAGTCTCCAAAAAGAATGGGAGAATGACTCCATTTCCATTACAGCCGTTTATATGGGCGGTATGAACACTCCTTTCTGGAATAATTCATCCCATGTTACCGATTCATCAGGATTAAAAGGACCGGAAGTTGTTGCCGAACAGATTTATAATGAAGATGATGGGCGTAAGGAAATTTTTGTTGATAAATAA